The following coding sequences are from one Gadus macrocephalus chromosome 3, ASM3116895v1 window:
- the tmx2b gene encoding thioredoxin-related transmembrane protein 2-B, translated as MALLTPLLAFLYHLPHVYKWLLRPYYVASLFMSVAFLAIRKTPGVCDHLSTQREDGNPCDFDWREVEILMFLSAIVMMKNRRAITVEQHVGNIILFSKVANVLLFFRLDIRLGLLYLTLCIVFLMTCKPPLYMGPEYIKYFSDKTIDDELERDGRVTWIVEFFANWSPECQSFASVYADLSLKYNCAGLKFGKVDIGRYGEVSKKYKVSASPLSKQLPSLVIFQGGKEVMRRPQVDKKGRAVSWTFTEENIIREFNLNELYQKSKKLSKTKGAAADKAALSQFPPVLEEEEPEQEVVGAQEEDLETKKDK; from the exons ATGGCGCTTCTGACGCCCCTGCTTGCCTTCCTGTACCACTTGCCGCATGTGTACAAGTGGCTCCTGAGGCCCTACTACGTCGCCTCTCTCTTCATGTCCGTCGCCTTCCTGGCGATCCGCAAAACACCCGGCGTCTGCGACCATCTGTCGACGCAACGAGAAGATGGCAACCCCTGCGATTTTGATTGG AGAGAGGTGGAAATTCTTATGTTCCTTAGTGCCATTGTTATGATGAAGAACAGGCGAGCCA tcacgGTGGAGCAGCATGTGGGGAACATCATCTTGTTCAGCAAGGTGGCGAACGTTCTCCTGTTCTTCAGGCTGGACATCCGTCTGGGCCTGCTCTACCTGACGCTCTGCATAG TGTTCCTGATGACATGCAAACCCCCTCTCTACATGGGACCTGAGTACATCAAATACTTCAGTGACAAAACCATTGAT GACGAGCTGGAGAGAGACGGGCGAGTGACCTGGATTGTAGAGTTTTTCGCCAACTGGTCTCCCGAATGTCAGTCCTTCGCCTCGGTCTACGCAGACCTCTCCCTGAA GTATAACTGTGCTGGCCTCAAGTTTGGCAAAGTTGACATTGGACGCTACGGAGAGGTGTCCAAAAA GTACAAAGTGTCCGCGTCTCCTCTGTCCAAGCAGCTGCCCTCCTTGGTGATCTTCCAGGGGGGAAAGGAGGTCATGAGACGCCCCCAGGTGGACAAGAAGGGCAGGGCGGTGTCCTGGACCTTCACAGAG GAGAATATCATCAGGGAATTCAACCTCAACGAGCTCTACCAGAAATCCAAAAAGCTCAGCAAGACCAAGGGGGCGGCAGCGGATAAGGCCGCCCTATCACAGTTCCCTCCCGttctggaagaggaggagccagaacAGGAAGTGGTCGGAGCACAGGAGGAGGATCTGGAAACCAAGAAGGACAAATAA